In a genomic window of Cyprinus carpio isolate SPL01 chromosome A10, ASM1834038v1, whole genome shotgun sequence:
- the LOC109076836 gene encoding protein ripply3-like → MLPVSSDADQMLGCPVIWRPWDLSTREMQLNKVVSGGLRRVQTSGDVFHHPVRLFLPRSRMQEYLSHLGRTVLASFPVQATLHFYNDEDSSSEEEEDEADTY, encoded by the exons ATGCTGCCGGTGAGTTCAGACGCGGATCAGATGCTCGG TTGTCCTGTGATATGGAGACCCTGGGATCTTTCAACAAGAGAGATGCAATTAAATAAA GTGGTTTCTGGAGGTTTGAGGCGGGTTCAGACTTCTGGAGATGTTTTCCATCATCCTGTGAG GCTGTTTCTGCCCAGATCCAGGATGCAGGAGTATCTGTCTCATCTGGGCCGGACGGTTTTGGCCAGTTTCCCCGTTCAGGCCACACTGCACTTTTACAACGACGAAGACTCCAGCtccgaggaggaggaggatgaagcaGACACTTACTAA